TTCTTTTTTACTATTTATCATAATTTTTTCGTCTAATTTTGAAATCCGAAGACACTACTTCGTCGATATTTAGAACTGAAATAAAGGCATCTGGATCTAGTTCTGCCAAAATATCTTTGACGTCACGAACTTCATTAGGATTCAAAACGACATAAAGAACATCAAAACCACGTCCAGTATAGGCACCCTTACCTTGCAAATAAGTTACCCCTCGATTAATTTCTTGTAAAATAGCTGAAGCAGCCTTGTCTGATTCCTTGGTGATAATCAGCATACCACGAACCATGTAACCACCATTTTGCACAACTGTCAAAACTTGACTAAATACAAAACTAGCTATCAAGGTATAAAGCATGTGTTTGAAATCGATATAAACTAAGGAGGATGATAAAACCAAAACATCAATCAAAAGTAAGGTTTGTCCCAGTTTCATCCCCATCTTTTCTTCCAAAACGCGACCAACAATGTCTGTTCCGCCAGTCGTAGCACCATATCGAAAGACAATCCCACTACCTGTCCCTGCAAAAATACCAGCTATAATCGCGACCAACATCATGTCGTCCTGCAATCCCAACTCAATTGGAACACGTTGCCAAATCCATATAAATATTGACATGGTCACCGTTCCATAAATGGTTAATAGCAGTGATTTTTTGCCAAAAACATGAGCTCCTAAGACAAACAAGGGCAGGTTAATGAGCAATGATGATAAAGCAGGATCTACACCAAAAAGGGCATGGAGAATCAAGGTAATCCCTGCGACCCCACCTTCAGCAAGATGATTTGCCATGTTGAAATTCACAAAACCAAATGTATATAACGCTACACCCAACGTAATCCAAATCAGATGAATGCTATCTGACAAATGCCACCTAAACTTCATATTGATACCTCTTTTTGATAATCATATTTTATCCTTATAAAAAGAGCAAAAAGCTCCTTTTACTATTCTATTTAAGAATCTTCAAATAGAGAAAACTCACCTAAATATTTATCAGACAAACCACTGAATGCTGTCCCATTTTAGCCTAATTTAAAAACTTTTAAAGTATCTTTGTTTTTACCATTACCGAGTCTGATTTAAAACAGATAACTCCTAACAGCATCGCTCTTTCAATTCTGGAATCAGGTTGGAACAGTCTATCCCCAGACTGTTCTAATCATCATTAAATCTTCCGATAATCTGGACGTTTTCTGATATGGAGACAAAAGCTCGCGGATCAGCTTTTGCCATAAGTTGTTTAAAGTCAGTATATTCTTCCCGAGTTATAATAGCTAAAAGAACTGCCTTATCCTCCTTTTTATAGGTCCCCTGAGCATCATTAATAGAGGTTACTCCACGGTGCAATTTCTTATGAATCATAGCCACTACACGATCAGGTCTTGATGTCACAATCATGGCCTGCATTTTCTTTTGCTTAGTATATACAGCATCTGTAACACGACTAGAAACAAAAATAGTAACCATAGAATAAAGAGCATATTGCCAACCGAAAAGAATTCCAGCAAAAATCATAATGACCCCATTGACGATGAGGGAAATACTCCCAACATTGCGCCCTGTCTTTTGACGAATCGTCAAAGAAACAATATCGGTACCACCACTGGAAATTCTAGAACGAAGTCCAACTCCTACACCCAATCCCATGAATAAGCCACCAAAAATAGCATTAATCAAGGGATCTGTCGTCAAGGTCACTTGTGGCATAAGATAAATAAAGAAGGAACTCATGGAAACAGAGATGAAAGTAAAAACAGTAAACTTATGTCCAATAGTGTACCAAGCCAAAATCAAAAGCGGAAGATTGACCGCATAAAAGGTCAAAGAAATTGGAGCTGCATGCCCAAAACTTCTCTCTGTCAAAGCGGAAATGACCTGCGCCAAACCCGTTGCACCACTAGAATAGACATGCCCAGGCTGGAAAAAGAAATTCACAGCGATACTAGACAACATACCATAAAGCAGAGAAGCTGAAATCTTCTCTGCATATTTTTCTTTAGAAATACTTCGTAAAGTACGCCACAAACCAAATCGCTTGGCAACAACGTTTATCTTGTACCTTATTTTTTTAAGAAAAGTCGTTTTTTTAGTCATTTAACTGTAATTGTAAGGCTAATTCTTCAAGTTGCTTATCAGCAACTACGCTCGGTGCCTGGGTCATCGGGTCAGTTGCTTTATTATTTTTAGGGAAGGCAATCACTTCACGGATATTATCCTTACCAGCCAAAAGCATGACAAAGCGGTCAAGACCAATAGCCAAGCCACCATGTGGAGGGAAACCATAATCCATAGCTTCTAACAAGAAACCAAATTGCTCATAGGCATCTTCTTCTGTAAATCCGAGTGCTTTAAGCATACGTTCTTGCATGTCTTTTTGGTTGATACGGAGGCTACCGCCACCGAGTTCATAACCATTCAAAACAATGTCATATGCGACAGCACGAACGTTGGACAATTCGCCCTCAAGTTCATGAGCTGACGCTTGCGTTGGCAAAGTGAATGGGTGGTGGGCTGACATGTAGCGCCCTTCTTCTTCAGACCATTCAAACATTGGCCAGTCAACCACCCAAAGGAAGTTGAATTTAGAGTTGTCAATCATGTCAAGTTCTTTGGCGATTCGGCCACGTAAAGCACCAAGTGTATCGTTGGCTACTTCAAGTTTATCAGCAACAAAGAGCACCAAGTCATTTTCTTCAAGTTGTAAAGCATCTGTTAACTTATCTTCAATGCTTGTTAAGAATTTAGCAACTGGACCAGCAATCGCACCATCTGTCACTTTGATCCATGCAAGACCCTTAGCACCAAATTGTTTAGCAAATTCAGTCATCTTATCGATATCTTTACGAGAATACTTATCCGCATTTTCCTTAACCACAATGGCTTTGACCGCAGGAGCTTCTGAGAAAACCTTGAAATCAACATCTTTGACAACTTCTGTCAAGTCTTGCAACAACATGTCAAAACGGGTATCTGGTTTATCAGAACCATAACAGTTCATGGCATCATCATAAGCCATACGTGGGAAAGGAAGGGTAACGTCAATTCCTTTAGTATCTTTCATGACTTTAGCAATCATACCTTCAACGATATCTTGAATTTCTTGCTCATTGAGGAAGGACGTTTCTAAATCGACCTGTGTAAACTCAGGTTGACGATCACCACGTAAGTCTTCATCACGGAAGCATTTAACAATTTGGTAATAGCGGTCAAAGCCAGCATTCATGAGCAACTGTTTAGTAATTTGCGGACTTTGTGGAAGGGCATAAAAATGACCTTGGCTGACACGAGATGGCACAAGATAATCTCGTGCTCCCTCTGGAGTTGACTTGGTCAACATTGGTGTTTCAACGTCGATAAATTCAAGCTCATCCAAGTAGTTACGAATAGAGTGCGTTACTTTAGCACGTAGCTTGAAGTTTTCCAACATTTCTGGACGACGAAGATCCAAGTAACGGTATTTCAGACGATTATCATCAGAAACATCTACACCATCTTTGATTTCAAAAGGTGTTGTTTTAGCAGTATTTAGTACCGTCAAAGCACTTACTTTCAACTCAACTGCACCAGTCGCCAGATTGTCATTGGCTTGTTGGCGAGCTTCAACAGTTCCTGTAACCTCGATAACGCACTCGTTACGAAGGCTTTCAGCAGTTGCCATCACGTCACTTGAAACTTCTCCAGGATTAATCACCAACTGCATGATCCCCTCACGGTCACGTAAATCGATAAAAATCAAGCCACCTAGGTCACGACGGCGACCCACCCACCCTTTGAGGGTAATTTCCCATCCAATGTGTTCACTACGAACACGACCAGCATACATACTACGTTCAGTCATTTTTTTCTCCATGTATCAGTATTTCATACGCGAGGCGTATCGTTCCATATCATTGTACCAAAATATAAGAAAAAGTCCCACCATATCAGAGGGACTTTCTTGGAATATCTTTAGAGTAATTGTTCGAGGACAGCCGCAAAGTTACGACTAATCTCTTCAAAGCTAACGGTAACTTCCTGACGAGTGCTATTATTTTTGAGGGTGACTTGCCCAGCTTCAACTTCGCTACCACCTAAAGTCATGATTGTTTTAGCTTTAAAGACATCTGCTGACTTAAATTGTGCCTTGATTTTACGTCCTAAAACATCACGTTCTGCTGTAAAGCCTTGTGCTCGAACAGTCTGAACAAGCTCTAAAGCTTTGCTATTAGCTTCAGACCCTAAAACGGCGATGTAAAGATCCATTTCTGATGAAATGGGAAGCTCAATCCCCTGCTTGTCAATAATCATGAGCAAACGCTCCAAACCGAGACCAAAACCAAAACCAGGTGTCTCCGGGCCACCGAAATACTCAACCAAACCATCGTAGCGACCACCGGCACAAATAGTCAATTCAGATTTGTCAATCCTTGTGATGAATTCAAAAATGGTGTGGTTATAGTAATCTAGTCCACGAACCATATTGGTATCAATCACGTAAGGAATGTTAAGAGCTTCTAGCATAGCACGAACCTCATCGAAATGCGCTTGACTCTCCTCATCCAAGAAATCCAAGATAGACGGCGCATTTTCCACCGCAATCTTATCTTCTTTCTCTTTAGAATCCAAGACACGAAGAGGATTCTCCTCCAAACGACGCTGGCTATCCTTAGACAAACTATCACGCATAGGTGTCAAGTAATCGATCAAAGCTTGACGATAGGCCTGGCGGCTCTCTGTATTGCCAAGACTATTGAGATGGAGAACGACATCCTTAATGCCAAGTTCTGTAAAGAGCTGATAAGCCATGGCGATGGTCTCTACATCTGTCGCGGGGTTGCTTGATCCAAAGGCTTCAACACCAATTTGGTGGAATTCACGCAGGCGACCTGCCTGTGGACGCTCGTAACGGAACATAGACCCTATATAGTACATCTTGACAGGCTTTTGAATTTCTGGTGCAAAGAGCTTGTTTTCTACGTAAGAACGCACAACAGGAGCTGTTCCTTCAGGACGAAGGGTAATGTGACGATCACCCTTATCATGGAAATCGTACATCTCCTTAGTAACAATATCCGTTGTATCACCAACTGAGCGTGAAATGACCTCATAATGTTCAAACATTGGCGTGCGAATTTCACCGTAATTGTATTTTTTAAAGGTCTCACGCGCAAAATTTTCAACGTATTGCCATTTGGCGCTATCTGCAGGAAGAATATCCTGCGTTCCTTTAGGTTTTTGAAGTTTCATAATCTAAGATACAAAGGTCGTCAAATCCGACTGAAAAATCGGTAATCGCTGAAAATCCTGATTTTCAAAGCGATTGATCTTTTTTTCCGAGGGGTTTAGACCGCGTTCAATTCAAAACACAATCTGACCTATCCTTTCTCTGCTATTAATCTCTATTATTCTAACATGATTCTATCAAATTTTCGACTGTATTCTTAATTAATCGACTCCATTTATAAGCTCAAACTAAGCCATAACATCACTATTCTATAGCTTAAAACTAATTGAAAAGATATTTTTAAAAAGCTATTGCTTTTCAGAAAAAATAGGACTATAATGCCTTATCAATAACTTTCCAGGAGGAAACTAGGGTGTTCGAATTGTTCAAAAACGTCCTATTGGGGAAACCCCTCAAATCTGACGATGGGAACGGTGACAGTCATTTACTTAACAAGTTACAAGGCCTCGCCATGTTGTCCAGTGATGCTCTTTCATCCATTGCTTACGGTCCCGAACAGGTTATCTTGGTCCTGACTGCTCTCTCGGCTGGTGCTATCTGGTGGTCCCTTCCTATCGGAATCGGTGTCCTCATTCTCCTTATCAGTCTGACCATCTCCTACAGCCAGGTTATCCACGCTTATCCCAACGGTGGTGGTGCCTATATGGTTTCTACCGAAAATCTCTCACCAAAACTAGGCCTCCTAGCTGGTGGTAGCCTCCTTATCGACTACATGCTAACCGTAGCCGTATCGGTAGCCTCAGGCGCTGATGCCATCACCTCCGCCTTTCCTGGACTTAAAGACGTCAACCTAGAAATTTCCATCGTCTTAGTTCTCGTCCTCATGCTCATGAACCTGCGTGGCCTACACGAATCCGCCACTGCGCTTTTTATCCCCGTCTATCTTTTCATTGGGGCAATCCTTCTACTGCTTGTCTTTGGTGTGATTAATATCATGACAGGGAACCTTGCCTTCCATGCAACAGCAAAAATTGGTAGCCCAACAAGCGGGATTAGTCTATTCTTGATATTACGTGCCTTTACCAGTGGTTCGGCATCTCTAACTGGTGTTGAAGCCATTTCAAATGCCGTCCCATTTTTCAAGAAACCTAAAACTAAAAATGCCGTTGAAACACTGGTTATCATGTCCAGCATTTTGGGAGTTATGTTCATTGGAATTACCTTCCTCAACTATTGGTTAGGCATCATCCCTTCAAAAAATGTGACAATACTAGCCCAAATCGCACAAGTTGTCTTTGGTCATAATGCTCTAGGTCAAGCTTTCTTCTATGTTTTCCAATTAGCAACAGCTATGATTCTGGCAGTGGCTGCTAATACTGGCTTTTCAGCCTTTCCTGTCCTAGCCTATAATATGGCCAAAAACAAATACATGCCACACCTGTATTTGGAAAAAGGAGCACGTTTAGGTTATTCCAACGGTATTATCACACTTGCAGTCGGTGCCATTCTCTTACTTTTCTTGTTTAACGGTTCCACAGAAGCTCTCATCCCACTCTATACGATTGGTGTCTTTATTCCTTTTGCCCTTGCGCAAACAGGAATGATCGTCTATTGGAAAAAACAATCTGGCAAACATTACCTTAAAAAAGCCATTGCAAACATCCTTGGAGCTATCATTTGCTATGGTATTATTGCGATTCTACTGGCCTTTCGTATGAGAGATATCTGGCCTTTTTTCCCGATTATTACCCTCCTAATGTTTCTGTTTATAGCTATCCATAAACATTACGTGCAAGTCGCTAAGCAATTGCGCCTACAAGAAGAAGAGCAAGAAGCAGCTACCTTTACTGGAAATCAGGTTTTAGTACTTCTGGGAAATATGACACAAGCTACTGCCCAAGCGCTCAGTTATGCCAATGCGATTGGAACACAGGTCACGGCACTCCATATTTCAACCAAAGAAACGCAAGATAAAGATGCTGAAATCATCCGTGAGTTCCAAGCAAAATACCCAAGCACCGAGCTGGTGATAATTGATTCTGACTATCGTGACATCATCAAGCCAACCGTTGATTATGTTCGCAAATGTAGCCAAGTAGCCAAAGACAAGCATCAAACCTTAACTGTGCTCATTCCTCAATTTGTTCCTAAAAGATCTTGGCAAAAACTCCTTCATAATCAAATGAGCCTGCGCCTCAAATATTATTTACGATGGCATGAAGGTATCGTTATTTCATCCTATTCCTACCATTTAAAAGATTAAATTGAAGCATATTCAAAAACACAAGGATAATTCGATCCTTGTGTTTTCTTACTGTTCGTCCCTGTTAGATTACAGAGATAGACTATTAGAGCTCTTTTCTGCGGCTCTATTTTTACTTCCTTTTTCAAACAACAAGGTAGCTTTTACTTAGCCAAAAAGTTCGTTTTCTTTTTATGGACCCTAGAGCTTCTCATTTCTAGGCTCGCGGGCTAAAACAGCTCACTGGGGTCCGAACCTCTCGCTTCTTATTTCTAGGCTCGCGGGCTAAAACAGCCCACTGGGCTGTTTTACTCCCATACTTTGTCACGGATGGTTTTGATAAGGTTAAGTTTTTGCCACTGGTCCTCTTCGGTCAATACATTGCCTTCTTCAGTTGAGGCAAAACCACATTGGGTTGAAATGCCAAGATTTTTGTATGGTACATAGACAGATGCCTCTTGAAGACGAGCAATAATCTTGTCCACATCTTCCAAGGTAGGGTCTTTTGATGTAATAACACCTAGAACCAGTTCGACATGGTCACGGTGATTCCAGATATCCACAAGGGGTGTGAAGTCACCTGAGCGGTTATCATCGTATTCTAAGAAGAAAATATCGTAATTGAGTTGTCCCAGGTACTTGGCAACCACATCGTAGCCACCTTCGTATAGGTAGGTAGACTTGAAGTTCCCTCGACAGATATGCGTAGCAAGGGTCAAGTCCTCTGGTAAGCCCGTCAGGGCTTTGTTTATAGTGTCCACGATTTCTTGAGCTTGCGCACGATAACTATCATGTTCATCGCCACTGGTTTCGTTTAATTTGGCAATCAAAAATGCCCAAGTCGTATCGTCCAACTGCACATAACGTGCTCCCAAATCATAAAAACGTTGGATAGTGTCATGGTAAGCTTGCGCCAAGTCATTTAGGTAGTCCTCACGACTGTCATAAAAATCCAAGGCTAAGTCGCTACGACCATCACGGAAAACCATAGATGGACTTGGAATGGTGATTTTAGGCGTCACACCTTCTGGCGTAATTGATTTCAAATACTCAAAATCACGGTAGAAGGGATGGTCAGGATTTTCCGCAATTTTACCAGCCACACGAACGTTAGTCGTCCGTGTGTTGGCACCGTGAAACTTGTAAGAGTCCTCCTGTAAGTAAGCTTCATAACCTGTCAGTTCCCACAGGAAATCCAAGTGCCACCAAGAACGACCGAATTCACCGTCAGTAACAACTTTCAAACCATTGTCAACTTCATGGTGAACCAAGTCTTTAACCAATTCATCCTGGATGTCAAGCAATTCCTCGCGAGAAATCTCGCCACTAGCAAACTGATCGCGAGCTTCTTTGAGCTTGGCTGGACGCAAATAAGAACCGACATGATCAAAATGATGCTGTACTTTAGACATAGACTTACCTCTTTTTCTTTTCTAGAATTAGCAGGGCGAATACTATCGCATATAAGTCTAGGATAACAAAGCCAGCTATAAGTGACAAATATAACTTTATTATATTAAGTCATAGGTGGAAACTATACTTAACATCTCAAAAAAAGTGTCAAGTAACTTTACTTTACAAAAAAGATATGTTATCATGCTATAGTTGATGAAAATTCATCTCTATATTAACTGGGCAGATTGAATACCAAGAATGGTAACATTAAGGTAAATCTATAAGTCCCTGAATATTTACTTATCGAAAGGAAGAAACCAAAATGGCAGTACCTGCACGTCGCACCTCAAAAGCGAAGAAAAACAAACGTCGTACGCACTACAAATTAACAGCTCCAACTGTAAAATTTGACGAAACTACTGGAGATTACTCACGTTCTCACCGTGTATCACTTAAAGGATACTACAAAGGACGTAAAATCGCTAAAGCTAACGAAGCTAAATAATAGAAGGGAGATACCATGCGCGTAAACATTACACTTGAACACAAAGAATCTGGTGAACGCTTGTACCTTACTTCAAAAAACAAACGTAACACTCCAGACCGTCTTCAATTGAAAAAATACTCACCAAAATTGCGTAAGCACGTTGTGTTTACTGAGGTTAAATAATTGAATTTAAAAAGCCTATGAAACCAATGTTTCTAGGCTTTTTCTTTTTTCTCTGTTTTTAATCTACGCGATAGAAATACTCGTTCGTATTGCCACTATTGTCATACTGGCCAACCAAAAGGCGTTCTTTACTCTTATCTGACTGATCTTTATTTGAGGCAGTATCACCTACTGGTAGGTAGCGAATGCCATACCCTCCTGAACGGCTACCAATAGGCTGTACACCTGTTCCCCAATGATTGTTAGTATTTGAAAGATCACCTGCCTGTCCTTGGGAACCATTCATCGTTACCATTTTATCAGCTGAAATAGTAATTTCATCACCCTTGGCATTTTTCCAAGTACCAACTAAGTGTTCAAAAGTATAGCTCGTCGAAGTAGAATCAGGGATTGTTGTTTCGGAGGTGGCTACATTTTCTTTGCTCAATACCTGCCAGTTTAAGCCTGATAGGTCTATAGGATTTTCAGCCATACTTGCTTGCTGCTCTTCTGAACCCATGATAATCGCTTTTTCCTCGACTGTGGTAAAACCACTATTATCAGGATTTAGGCGTATCTTTTGCAAACTCCCTTTTCCCTGATGAGATGTCCATTCGAGACGAGTAACCGTTCCATCTGCATTAACTTCAAAACTAGAACGATAACCACCACCTGAAGCAACTTCTGAATGTGCTAAATAGGTAGAAACGTTATTTTTGAGGTAATACAGAGCTATCGGATGAATACCGTTGCCAACATCTGTCCCTGTAAACAACTCCTTGCTGCCATTCTTGTCAATATCATAAAAGGCATAATGGCTGACATTATTAATATCTGAAGCAATTTTAGAGAGTGTATCTGCATATAGAGCCTCATAATCTTTTAAATCATTTTCCTCTGACTGTGACCTTGATGGCTCTGTAGCACCAGATTGATCAGATGTCGATTTTGTCACCGTTTTTTTGGATGACTGAGTCGTTTTCTTAGATCGTTTGAAAGTCTTACTAGCATTCGATTCAGGTTTAGTATGACAAGCACTTAATAGCAAGACACATGATAAGCTAATTCCTAATTTTAATAATACCTTCATATTCAGATCCTCTCGACTTTTTTCTCTATTATACACTAAAAATAGAAATAGATTTTCATTTTTTTTGGATATTTTGAGGTTTTTATCATTTTAATGACTAATAGATAAGATTTAGTTTAGAAAATCGTTTTACAGAATAATATGCTAGAGACTACTATTCTAATCATACTTAATACTGACATCTCCACAACAATCTTATTTACTTCTCCCAATAATATAAGATAATAAAACTAAGCTAATTATAGTTCCCTCTCTGACCACTATCGGTTGATGAAACACAATAGAAATTAGCACGGATAATGTGACACAAATAATATCAATGCCATACCTATAGCTTGAAAATTCCTTTACTGTCAATGAAGACATCAGTTGACAGAATTTTTCTATTGGAAAAATTAATATTCCAAAATGGATTATTCTTCCCGTTCCAAAGCCAGCAATGCAGGTACCCGTAATGAAAACAACAATTTTCATAATATAGTTAGAGAATAACAAATCAATAAAGATATCATAAACAAAAAAATTAATAGCGTAACCTAAGAATAGCACTGAGAATACCATCAAAATATAATCCCTAAAACTTTTTCTCTTATCAAGAAAATAACTGGTGATCAAAAATAAACCATTAATGATTCCCGTCACTGTTCCAATTTTTATGTCAAATAGTTCTGCTACAGCAACATTGAAGGAATTGAAGCTACTAACACCAATATCCGCCTTGATTGTTAAACTAATCCCAAGTGCCGAAATCATATAAAATAAAAATGATAATATCGTCTTTTTTATCATAAGTCCCTCCTTTTCAGTTTCTATTTTAGCCTTATTAGCGTAAAATAAATATGAGAAATCTCATATAAAAAGGAATCATTATGACATCTCCTATTCAAGAATTGCTACCCGTCTCAATATTGGACCAAAGTAAAGTATTAACCTTTAATAACAACGAAACAATCATTCAAGAAAATCAAAATCTTGACTATCTCTTTTATATTCTGAAGGGTCGAGCAAAGATATATCACAACACTGAAAACGGAAAAACAATCCTACTTCATTTTTTAAACCAAAATGATTGGATTGGGGAATTGACCTTTTTAGAAATTGAAGAAAAAACAAAATACGTTGCTGCTATTGGTACAGTAGAAGTTCTAGCAATTCCAAAAAAGGTGGTAACCTCCAAGCTTTTAAACGATCCTTATTTTTTGAAAGAACTAAGTCAATTTATCGGAAAGAAGCTTTTAGAAAGAACGAATCATTTAATCAAGAATCAAGGGTATCAACTCAAATATCGTTTGGCAACACTCATTATTGACTTATCGCATCATCAGATTTATTGTGAAAAACATACAACAATCGTTGATTATTTAGGGGTAAGTTATCGTCATCTTCTACAAATTTTTAAGGAATTTCAAGAAGAAGGGTATTTAGAAAAGATAGGGCATCAAACATATATCATTGATTATCATAAACTAAAAAAACTTTATATTTTTAATAACTAAAAAAGCTGGAACAAGAGTCCCAGCCTTTTATTATCTGTAATGTTTTAATGCCGTAGCTCGTTTCACATAAGCCTAGAAAGCTCATAGCAGGTGAAATCATTCGTACCGAAAATCAATTTCTCTAGTTTATCATTTCATAACTATTCCCATCATTTATGAAATCAGGTAGACAGCTATAACCATTATAACTTCCTGTAGCAAATCATTTTATATTTTCGGTAATTTAGATTTGTTCAATAGAAGTGAACTGATCAACACTGATAAGGAACTCATCGCCATTGCCAATCCAGCTAATTCAGGGTTAAGGGTTAAGCCAAAGGCTACAAAGAGTCCAGCGGCGATTGGAATACCAATTAGATTATAGATCGAAGCCCAGAAAAGATTGAGGAGAATCCGTTTAAAGGTTTTCTTACTCATATCATAAGCTCTCACAACACCTAGCAAGTCATTTTGAATCAAGACAACGCCACCCGATTCGATGGCAATATCCGTTCCTGCCCCCATAGCGATACCAACATCAGCTAGGCTAAGCGCTGGAGCGTCGTTGATTCCATCACCGACAAAGGCTACTTTACCTTCTTTTTGAAGCGCTTTAATCTGGTCTGCCTTATCTTGTGGCAAGACATCTGAAATAACTTGGTTGATACCGACTTCCTCAGCAATAGCGTGCGCCACACGCTCATTATCACCTGTCAGCATAACTGTCTTAAGACCCCTAGCTTCCAAGGCTCTAATAGCTTTTTGTGAGGTTTCTTTAGGCACATCCTGGATGGCAATAAGTCCAATGACTTCTGATTCTTTGGCCAAGATAACCACGGTTTTAGCTTGGTTTTGCAGTTCTTTCATTTGCTCTTCTAGAGAGTCTGGGAAGGTTCTACCTTCTTGCAAACGA
The sequence above is drawn from the Streptococcus pluranimalium genome and encodes:
- a CDS encoding YitT family protein, producing MTKKTTFLKKIRYKINVVAKRFGLWRTLRSISKEKYAEKISASLLYGMLSSIAVNFFFQPGHVYSSGATGLAQVISALTERSFGHAAPISLTFYAVNLPLLILAWYTIGHKFTVFTFISVSMSSFFIYLMPQVTLTTDPLINAIFGGLFMGLGVGVGLRSRISSGGTDIVSLTIRQKTGRNVGSISLIVNGVIMIFAGILFGWQYALYSMVTIFVSSRVTDAVYTKQKKMQAMIVTSRPDRVVAMIHKKLHRGVTSINDAQGTYKKEDKAVLLAIITREEYTDFKQLMAKADPRAFVSISENVQIIGRFNDD
- the rpmG gene encoding 50S ribosomal protein L33; protein product: MRVNITLEHKESGERLYLTSKNKRNTPDRLQLKKYSPKLRKHVVFTEVK
- a CDS encoding YitT family protein, coding for MKFRWHLSDSIHLIWITLGVALYTFGFVNFNMANHLAEGGVAGITLILHALFGVDPALSSLLINLPLFVLGAHVFGKKSLLLTIYGTVTMSIFIWIWQRVPIELGLQDDMMLVAIIAGIFAGTGSGIVFRYGATTGGTDIVGRVLEEKMGMKLGQTLLLIDVLVLSSSLVYIDFKHMLYTLIASFVFSQVLTVVQNGGYMVRGMLIITKESDKAASAILQEINRGVTYLQGKGAYTGRGFDVLYVVLNPNEVRDVKDILAELDPDAFISVLNIDEVVSSDFKIRRKNYDK
- the hisS gene encoding histidine--tRNA ligase; this encodes MKLQKPKGTQDILPADSAKWQYVENFARETFKKYNYGEIRTPMFEHYEVISRSVGDTTDIVTKEMYDFHDKGDRHITLRPEGTAPVVRSYVENKLFAPEIQKPVKMYYIGSMFRYERPQAGRLREFHQIGVEAFGSSNPATDVETIAMAYQLFTELGIKDVVLHLNSLGNTESRQAYRQALIDYLTPMRDSLSKDSQRRLEENPLRVLDSKEKEDKIAVENAPSILDFLDEESQAHFDEVRAMLEALNIPYVIDTNMVRGLDYYNHTIFEFITRIDKSELTICAGGRYDGLVEYFGGPETPGFGFGLGLERLLMIIDKQGIELPISSEMDLYIAVLGSEANSKALELVQTVRAQGFTAERDVLGRKIKAQFKSADVFKAKTIMTLGGSEVEAGQVTLKNNSTRQEVTVSFEEISRNFAAVLEQLL
- the aspS gene encoding aspartate--tRNA ligase encodes the protein MTERSMYAGRVRSEHIGWEITLKGWVGRRRDLGGLIFIDLRDREGIMQLVINPGEVSSDVMATAESLRNECVIEVTGTVEARQQANDNLATGAVELKVSALTVLNTAKTTPFEIKDGVDVSDDNRLKYRYLDLRRPEMLENFKLRAKVTHSIRNYLDELEFIDVETPMLTKSTPEGARDYLVPSRVSQGHFYALPQSPQITKQLLMNAGFDRYYQIVKCFRDEDLRGDRQPEFTQVDLETSFLNEQEIQDIVEGMIAKVMKDTKGIDVTLPFPRMAYDDAMNCYGSDKPDTRFDMLLQDLTEVVKDVDFKVFSEAPAVKAIVVKENADKYSRKDIDKMTEFAKQFGAKGLAWIKVTDGAIAGPVAKFLTSIEDKLTDALQLEENDLVLFVADKLEVANDTLGALRGRIAKELDMIDNSKFNFLWVVDWPMFEWSEEEGRYMSAHHPFTLPTQASAHELEGELSNVRAVAYDIVLNGYELGGGSLRINQKDMQERMLKALGFTEEDAYEQFGFLLEAMDYGFPPHGGLAIGLDRFVMLLAGKDNIREVIAFPKNNKATDPMTQAPSVVADKQLEELALQLQLND
- a CDS encoding APC family permease gives rise to the protein MFELFKNVLLGKPLKSDDGNGDSHLLNKLQGLAMLSSDALSSIAYGPEQVILVLTALSAGAIWWSLPIGIGVLILLISLTISYSQVIHAYPNGGGAYMVSTENLSPKLGLLAGGSLLIDYMLTVAVSVASGADAITSAFPGLKDVNLEISIVLVLVLMLMNLRGLHESATALFIPVYLFIGAILLLLVFGVINIMTGNLAFHATAKIGSPTSGISLFLILRAFTSGSASLTGVEAISNAVPFFKKPKTKNAVETLVIMSSILGVMFIGITFLNYWLGIIPSKNVTILAQIAQVVFGHNALGQAFFYVFQLATAMILAVAANTGFSAFPVLAYNMAKNKYMPHLYLEKGARLGYSNGIITLAVGAILLLFLFNGSTEALIPLYTIGVFIPFALAQTGMIVYWKKQSGKHYLKKAIANILGAIICYGIIAILLAFRMRDIWPFFPIITLLMFLFIAIHKHYVQVAKQLRLQEEEQEAATFTGNQVLVLLGNMTQATAQALSYANAIGTQVTALHISTKETQDKDAEIIREFQAKYPSTELVIIDSDYRDIIKPTVDYVRKCSQVAKDKHQTLTVLIPQFVPKRSWQKLLHNQMSLRLKYYLRWHEGIVISSYSYHLKD
- a CDS encoding vitamin B12 independent methionine synthase, translating into MSKVQHHFDHVGSYLRPAKLKEARDQFASGEISREELLDIQDELVKDLVHHEVDNGLKVVTDGEFGRSWWHLDFLWELTGYEAYLQEDSYKFHGANTRTTNVRVAGKIAENPDHPFYRDFEYLKSITPEGVTPKITIPSPSMVFRDGRSDLALDFYDSREDYLNDLAQAYHDTIQRFYDLGARYVQLDDTTWAFLIAKLNETSGDEHDSYRAQAQEIVDTINKALTGLPEDLTLATHICRGNFKSTYLYEGGYDVVAKYLGQLNYDIFFLEYDDNRSGDFTPLVDIWNHRDHVELVLGVITSKDPTLEDVDKIIARLQEASVYVPYKNLGISTQCGFASTEEGNVLTEEDQWQKLNLIKTIRDKVWE
- the rpmF gene encoding 50S ribosomal protein L32, whose translation is MAVPARRTSKAKKNKRRTHYKLTAPTVKFDETTGDYSRSHRVSLKGYYKGRKIAKANEAK